One stretch of Priestia megaterium DNA includes these proteins:
- a CDS encoding oxidoreductase: protein MTTKWTAERMPDVTGKTALITGGNSGIGFEAARALAARGAEIILAVRNEEKGKEAKKRIKADNGNAKVTIMSLDLSDLSSIQHFANQFLQQYSSLDLLINNAGVMVPPHSKTKDGFELQFGCNHLGHFALTGLLLPLLMATPHSRVVTVSSIAANSGEIYFDNLDGEKGYSPMKFYRQSKLANLLFAKELQTRLEAAGSTTISAAVHPGISNTNLLSRGSGKEPNGLLKFLIKLFSQPAEMGALPTLYAATESIEGGTYIGPDGKDAKKGYPVKDMMGDVLFKPDVAEKLWSVSEDLTGVEYLFRA, encoded by the coding sequence ATGACAACAAAATGGACAGCTGAACGAATGCCCGATGTAACGGGAAAAACAGCCCTTATAACGGGAGGAAACAGCGGTATTGGGTTTGAAGCAGCAAGGGCTCTAGCAGCTCGCGGAGCAGAAATCATTCTTGCTGTGCGTAATGAGGAAAAAGGGAAAGAAGCTAAGAAGAGAATTAAAGCGGATAACGGAAATGCTAAAGTGACTATTATGTCATTAGATCTCAGTGACTTGAGCTCTATTCAGCATTTTGCCAATCAATTTCTTCAACAATACTCGTCTTTGGATCTTCTCATTAATAATGCAGGCGTGATGGTGCCGCCTCACAGCAAAACGAAAGACGGATTTGAACTGCAGTTTGGCTGTAATCATTTAGGGCATTTTGCACTTACGGGTTTGCTGCTGCCTTTACTAATGGCAACTCCACATTCACGAGTCGTAACGGTAAGCAGTATAGCCGCTAATTCTGGAGAAATCTATTTTGATAATCTCGACGGAGAAAAAGGCTACAGTCCAATGAAGTTCTATAGACAAAGCAAACTCGCCAACCTATTGTTTGCCAAAGAATTGCAAACCCGCTTAGAAGCAGCCGGATCAACAACAATTAGTGCCGCTGTACATCCAGGTATTTCAAATACAAACCTATTATCGCGCGGTTCAGGTAAAGAACCAAACGGCTTGTTGAAATTTTTAATCAAGCTATTTAGTCAACCTGCAGAAATGGGCGCGCTGCCTACTCTTTATGCAGCCACTGAATCAATAGAAGGCGGTACATATATTGGGCCAGACGGAAAAGATGCTAAAAAAGGATATCCTGTAAAAGATATGATGGGAGATGTTTTATTTAAACCGGACGTAGCGGAAAAACTATGGAGCGTATCTGAGGACTTAACAGGTGTTGAGTACTTGTTTCGTGCTTAA
- a CDS encoding DUF3231 family protein, giving the protein MPDKPSITSSEIGTLWMTYQQKTLIICLLDYMIEHADDEDAKIIMTDLREQLIIYIRKIKTIFEKEGAVVPTGLSSQDVNVQAPKLFTNGFDIMFLRVIKEISMGMYTLSLGKAYREDVVKFYQDLTKITQHCYDSCTQYLLKKGILSRPPYIPMPTTVEFVSDRKYLSGLNVFADKRVLNTMELAQLYHGVETNIVGMKLMKAFSQTAKDTEVKKHFLKGKELSKKIITRLEEIIIQDDISPSVASTGSITTSETPAFSDRLMLTCDILLSNFSIGSQAFGAAFSFRRDIVAKMMLIGEDAFQYASEATEIMIKKGWLEVPPSIN; this is encoded by the coding sequence GTGCCTGACAAACCTAGTATTACCTCAAGCGAAATTGGGACGCTGTGGATGACATATCAGCAGAAAACGTTAATCATTTGCTTGTTGGATTATATGATTGAACATGCGGATGATGAGGATGCTAAAATAATAATGACAGACTTGCGTGAACAGCTTATTATATACATACGAAAGATAAAAACAATATTTGAAAAAGAAGGAGCCGTAGTGCCAACGGGGCTTTCATCTCAAGACGTAAACGTACAGGCTCCAAAACTATTTACTAATGGATTTGATATTATGTTTCTTCGTGTTATTAAAGAAATTAGTATGGGGATGTATACATTAAGTTTAGGTAAGGCCTACAGAGAAGATGTGGTGAAATTTTATCAAGATTTAACAAAGATTACGCAACATTGTTACGATTCCTGTACGCAGTATTTACTGAAAAAAGGGATTTTATCACGCCCACCCTATATTCCGATGCCAACCACCGTTGAGTTTGTTTCTGACAGAAAATATCTGAGCGGCTTAAATGTATTTGCGGATAAAAGAGTATTGAATACGATGGAGCTAGCTCAGCTTTATCACGGGGTCGAAACAAACATTGTGGGAATGAAGTTAATGAAGGCTTTTTCTCAAACGGCTAAAGATACCGAAGTCAAAAAGCATTTTTTGAAAGGAAAAGAGCTCAGTAAAAAGATTATTACGCGTCTAGAAGAAATAATTATACAAGACGATATTTCACCTTCTGTTGCCTCAACAGGAAGCATAACGACTTCTGAAACGCCTGCTTTTTCTGATCGTTTGATGCTGACATGCGATATTTTACTAAGTAATTTTAGTATTGGAAGTCAGGCATTTGGAGCAGCATTTAGTTTTCGAAGAGATATTGTGGCTAAAATGATGCTGATAGGAGAAGATGCGTTTCAATATGCAAGCGAAGCAACAGAAATTATGATCAAAAAAGGCTGGCTTGAAGTTCCGCCAAGCATTAATTAG
- a CDS encoding alkaline phosphatase: MKKRAIGAAVLSAVAVAALTFGTNSPPDAKAAKGVNNQKAKNVILFVGDGMGTDHRDAIRLAAVGANGKLAMDDMPAVGRVHTSSGNSFVTDSAAAATAMASGVKSYNGAIGVNMKGKPVQTVLEKAKLAGKTTGLVTTSQVTDATPAAFGAHVKDRSAQSDIAKQYLENSKVDVILGGGEDYWYPKGNEGAHPDAPPEDKTEGSKGTQGNLVNKAQKLGYTYVNNENELKYAKGTKLLGLFANEEMFQQAPEGQGDVYNPQVSLKDMTKKAINTLSQNKKGFFLVVEEEAIDEMAHNNNAELMIKAGKQLDDTVKMAKAYAKTHPDTLVLVTADHATGGLALEKVDNKDNGGDEASKEDGPFAIAHSKEQFVADWTTEEHTSSDVPLNAMGAGSERFTGVYENTYLHDALLKAMNLK, from the coding sequence ATGAAAAAACGTGCAATTGGAGCGGCAGTATTATCAGCGGTAGCTGTAGCAGCGCTGACATTTGGAACAAATTCACCACCAGATGCTAAAGCAGCTAAAGGCGTAAATAACCAAAAAGCTAAAAATGTTATTCTTTTTGTTGGAGACGGTATGGGTACCGATCATCGTGATGCGATCCGACTGGCCGCTGTAGGAGCAAATGGAAAGTTAGCAATGGATGATATGCCGGCAGTAGGGAGAGTCCATACATCTTCAGGAAATTCATTTGTTACGGATTCCGCTGCAGCTGCTACAGCCATGGCTTCAGGAGTTAAAAGCTATAATGGCGCTATTGGCGTAAATATGAAAGGAAAGCCTGTTCAAACAGTTTTAGAAAAAGCAAAATTAGCTGGGAAAACGACGGGGCTTGTGACAACAAGTCAAGTAACAGACGCAACTCCAGCTGCTTTTGGCGCACATGTTAAAGATCGAAGTGCTCAAAGTGACATCGCGAAGCAGTATCTTGAAAACAGTAAAGTAGATGTGATCCTAGGTGGTGGAGAAGATTATTGGTACCCAAAAGGAAATGAAGGTGCACATCCAGATGCCCCGCCAGAAGATAAAACTGAAGGAAGCAAAGGAACGCAAGGAAACTTAGTAAACAAAGCACAAAAACTTGGGTATACGTACGTTAATAACGAAAATGAATTAAAATATGCTAAAGGAACAAAACTGCTTGGTCTGTTTGCTAATGAAGAAATGTTTCAACAAGCTCCTGAAGGACAAGGTGATGTGTACAACCCTCAAGTATCTCTAAAAGACATGACAAAAAAAGCAATCAATACGCTATCACAAAATAAAAAAGGATTCTTTCTTGTAGTAGAAGAGGAAGCCATTGATGAAATGGCTCATAATAATAATGCTGAACTCATGATTAAAGCAGGTAAGCAGCTTGATGATACGGTGAAGATGGCTAAAGCTTATGCTAAAACACACCCAGACACTCTCGTATTAGTAACAGCTGACCATGCAACCGGAGGTTTAGCACTTGAAAAAGTAGACAATAAAGATAACGGTGGAGATGAAGCATCAAAAGAAGACGGGCCATTTGCAATCGCTCATTCAAAAGAGCAGTTCGTTGCGGATTGGACAACTGAAGAGCATACGTCATCAGACGTTCCTTTAAATGCAATGGGTGCCGGCTCAGAAAGATTTACCGGAGTATATGAAAATACGTATTTACATGATGCTCTTCTAAAAGCAATGAATTTAAAATAA
- a CDS encoding DsbA family oxidoreductase, producing MKIEVWSDFVCPFCYIGKRRLEQALQQFAHKDDVQVEFKSFELDPNAPVNTGKTINEALAAKYGMTIEQAKQANEGIGQQAASVGLSFNFDDMKPTNTFDAHRLAKFAKAQGKEAAITEKLLYAYFTESKHLGEEETLIALAEDAGLDREEARQILADKNAYANEVRSDEAAAQQYGISGVPYFVINQKYAISGAQPAETFVGALQQVWEEENPTPALKSLSPEGADDAFCADGQCAVPDSSKNQQ from the coding sequence ATGAAAATAGAAGTTTGGTCAGATTTTGTCTGTCCTTTTTGTTATATTGGAAAGCGCCGATTAGAGCAAGCGCTTCAGCAATTTGCACACAAAGATGATGTGCAGGTTGAATTTAAAAGCTTCGAGCTAGATCCAAATGCCCCAGTTAATACTGGTAAAACGATTAATGAAGCTCTTGCTGCTAAATATGGAATGACGATTGAACAAGCGAAGCAAGCAAATGAAGGAATCGGACAGCAGGCAGCTAGTGTGGGCTTATCCTTTAATTTTGACGATATGAAGCCAACTAATACATTTGATGCTCACCGCTTAGCTAAATTTGCAAAAGCTCAAGGAAAAGAAGCAGCCATTACAGAAAAACTTCTATATGCATACTTTACTGAATCAAAACATCTAGGTGAAGAAGAGACGCTGATTGCCCTTGCTGAAGATGCGGGTCTTGATCGAGAAGAAGCACGTCAAATTCTCGCGGATAAAAACGCATATGCAAATGAAGTGCGCAGTGATGAAGCAGCGGCTCAGCAATATGGCATTAGCGGTGTTCCGTATTTTGTTATCAATCAAAAATATGCGATTTCAGGCGCACAGCCAGCTGAAACATTCGTAGGAGCTCTCCAACAAGTGTGGGAAGAAGAAAATCCGACTCCCGCTTTGAAGAGCCTGTCTCCAGAAGGTGCAGATGATGCCTTTTGTGCAGATGGTCAATGTGCCGTTCCTGATTCCTCTAAAAACCAACAATAA
- a CDS encoding S8 family peptidase, protein MKNKVRIIPFQVVEQLNQFNEVPEGVALIGAEEVWKQTTGRGITIAVLDTGCDITHPDLQERIIGGRNFTHDDQQNPDIFQDYNGHGTHVAGTIAAAHNGTGVVGVAPEVGLLILKVLDGNGSGQYEWIIQGINYAIEQKVDIISMSLGGPADVPGLHEAIQDAVDQNILVVCAAGNEGDGEGSTDEFAYPGSYNEVISVGAVDLEKRSSVFSNSNNEVDVVAPGEKIVSTYLNGKYAALSGTSMATPHVAGALALIKVLSNETFGRELTEPELYAQLIRRTLPLNESPREVGNGFVHLTVVEKLLREIQRQMTSEVIG, encoded by the coding sequence ATGAAGAACAAAGTGCGCATTATCCCATTTCAAGTAGTTGAACAATTGAATCAATTTAATGAAGTCCCAGAAGGAGTGGCTCTAATTGGAGCAGAGGAAGTATGGAAGCAAACAACGGGGCGGGGAATAACCATAGCGGTTTTGGATACCGGCTGTGATATTACACATCCAGATTTGCAGGAACGAATTATTGGAGGAAGAAATTTTACACACGATGATCAGCAAAATCCAGATATTTTTCAAGATTATAATGGTCACGGTACTCACGTAGCAGGCACAATTGCAGCAGCGCATAATGGAACGGGTGTTGTAGGAGTGGCTCCTGAAGTGGGCTTGCTTATCCTAAAAGTACTTGATGGAAATGGTTCAGGTCAATACGAGTGGATTATTCAAGGTATTAACTACGCCATCGAGCAAAAAGTAGATATCATTTCGATGTCGCTTGGAGGTCCGGCAGATGTGCCTGGGCTACATGAAGCGATTCAAGATGCTGTTGATCAGAATATTTTAGTTGTCTGCGCAGCGGGAAATGAAGGAGATGGAGAAGGCTCCACAGATGAGTTTGCGTACCCAGGCTCATATAATGAAGTGATTAGCGTAGGAGCTGTTGATTTAGAGAAACGATCTTCGGTATTTTCCAACTCAAACAACGAAGTAGATGTAGTGGCTCCGGGAGAGAAGATCGTATCAACTTACTTGAATGGAAAGTATGCCGCACTGAGCGGAACCTCTATGGCAACACCTCACGTAGCAGGGGCCTTAGCATTGATAAAAGTTCTTTCAAATGAAACGTTTGGAAGAGAACTTACAGAACCAGAGCTTTATGCACAGTTAATCAGAAGAACACTTCCATTAAATGAATCACCAAGAGAAGTAGGAAACGGATTTGTGCACTTGACTGTTGTTGAAAAGCTGTTGCGTGAAATTCAACGTCAAATGACTTCAGAGGTGATCGGATGA
- a CDS encoding endonuclease I family protein, which produces MRSSLDMVMMEKQQAKALYHEYVNNRSYYDEKTDEENKNLYYQDTLFEREAMQTLLTETHQHLLSYSPHKYVYPWVDLQENGELKSLYSGKGMDPLETIQQDIDQLQSLSNSSLSSNDILLNCEHVVPQSWFGKQEPMRGDLHHLFACEPSCNSRRGNSSYIDFPDYTPEVKQSDVKEGCGKAEKGKFEPEYGKGIVARSTLYFLIRYHNKIDSSRVDLPLLLKWHEEFTVSLYEKHRNAAIFELQGNRNPFIDFPDKAGALMSSAF; this is translated from the coding sequence ATGAGAAGCAGTTTAGATATGGTAATGATGGAAAAGCAGCAGGCAAAAGCTCTTTATCACGAATACGTAAACAATCGAAGTTATTATGATGAAAAGACGGATGAAGAAAATAAAAATCTTTATTATCAAGATACGCTCTTTGAAAGAGAAGCCATGCAAACTTTGTTAACGGAAACGCATCAGCATTTGCTAAGTTATTCGCCGCATAAATATGTATATCCATGGGTGGATCTACAGGAGAATGGGGAGCTGAAAAGTCTATACTCAGGGAAAGGTATGGATCCGTTAGAAACTATACAGCAAGATATTGATCAGCTTCAGTCCCTTAGTAACTCATCTCTTTCAAGCAATGATATACTGCTAAACTGTGAGCACGTTGTCCCACAATCTTGGTTTGGAAAACAAGAGCCTATGAGAGGCGATTTGCATCATTTATTTGCGTGTGAACCTTCTTGTAACAGTCGAAGAGGTAATTCTTCTTATATTGACTTCCCGGATTATACGCCGGAAGTAAAGCAATCAGATGTGAAAGAAGGGTGCGGCAAAGCAGAAAAAGGTAAGTTTGAACCCGAATATGGAAAAGGAATTGTGGCTCGATCAACTCTTTATTTTTTAATTCGCTATCATAATAAAATTGACTCTTCGCGAGTAGATCTTCCTCTTTTACTAAAATGGCATGAAGAATTTACTGTTTCACTTTATGAAAAACATCGCAATGCAGCAATCTTTGAGTTGCAAGGCAACCGAAATCCTTTTATCGATTTTCCTGATAAAGCAGGTGCGTTAATGAGTTCTGCTTTCTAA
- a CDS encoding MarR family winged helix-turn-helix transcriptional regulator has protein sequence MDNNLESKIEHLYQINTSFFQYMRHLVEETLKTQPYHLTPTKFYILNYIASGTKYMVADISNKLHLTSGATTSLLNQLEEESLIQRVRDEKDRRVVWVSLTDESKKLVSMITEKRNGFLKDMLAALTVEEQEEYFRLLNKMDALLSDKYGFSY, from the coding sequence ATGGATAACAATTTAGAGTCAAAAATTGAACACCTTTATCAAATTAACACATCTTTTTTTCAATATATGCGACATTTAGTCGAAGAAACATTAAAAACACAGCCTTATCACTTAACACCCACTAAATTTTATATCTTAAACTACATTGCCAGCGGCACAAAGTATATGGTAGCAGATATTTCAAATAAACTTCACTTAACCTCGGGCGCTACAACTAGCTTATTAAACCAATTGGAAGAAGAATCTCTCATTCAGCGCGTGCGAGACGAAAAAGACCGGAGAGTCGTGTGGGTTTCATTGACCGATGAATCAAAGAAACTTGTTTCAATGATTACAGAGAAGCGAAATGGATTTTTAAAAGATATGCTAGCAGCTCTAACTGTAGAAGAACAAGAAGAATATTTTCGCTTATTAAATAAAATGGATGCCCTTTTAAGTGATAAATATGGATTTTCATATTAG
- a CDS encoding HlyD family efflux transporter periplasmic adaptor subunit gives MSRSRLMVTNFIGIIVILALLIGGGYYYVQKSNYITTDNAKVSGDVYNVVAPAAGKVASWTVEEGNDVSKDAEIAKIQAEKGSVAAIVPADGKIIQTNVKENQMVQAGQQIATEVDMKDLFIVANIKEDQLKDIKEGDDVDVTVDGDSSAKIDGKVEEIGYATNSLSSLTSNSSSDGNYTKVSQTVPVKISISNYSEHVLPGMNAEVKISKD, from the coding sequence ATGTCTAGAAGTCGCTTAATGGTAACAAATTTTATTGGAATCATCGTTATTTTAGCTTTATTAATTGGAGGAGGATATTATTACGTTCAAAAATCGAACTATATTACAACGGATAACGCTAAAGTATCCGGAGATGTATACAATGTAGTTGCACCTGCAGCAGGTAAAGTAGCAAGCTGGACAGTAGAAGAAGGAAATGATGTATCAAAAGATGCTGAAATTGCTAAAATTCAAGCTGAAAAAGGGTCTGTAGCTGCTATAGTACCAGCAGATGGAAAAATTATTCAAACAAACGTAAAAGAAAATCAAATGGTTCAAGCTGGACAGCAAATTGCAACGGAAGTAGATATGAAAGACCTATTTATCGTAGCAAATATTAAAGAAGATCAGCTTAAGGATATTAAAGAAGGCGACGATGTAGATGTAACGGTAGACGGAGACAGCAGTGCAAAAATCGACGGCAAAGTCGAAGAAATTGGATATGCAACCAATTCACTTTCATCTTTAACATCGAACTCAAGCTCAGATGGAAACTACACAAAAGTGTCTCAAACGGTTCCTGTGAAAATTTCTATTTCTAATTATTCAGAGCATGTACTGCCAGGTATGAACGCCGAAGTAAAAATTTCGAAAGACTAA
- a CDS encoding DHA2 family efflux MFS transporter permease subunit — MMTASIENTSDGSIKKHIPLLIVLMLGLFLAILNQTLLNVAIPHLITEFGVTANTAQWLLTGYMLVNGALIPLSAFLIERFGVRRLFLFAMFCFTVGSLICGIAPTFSIMLTGRLIQAIGGGVLSPLVMTIIVFIFPPHMRGKGMGIFGLAMMFAPAIGPTLSGWVIQNYDWHILFNGMVPLGAIVLIIAFFQLKDIQPPKDVKVHMPSVVTSLAGMGLLLYGFSEAGNDGWTDSVVLSTIIGGAVLLIIFVLQQIKSEKPLLDMRVFKYNIFSLSNIISIAITISMYAGMFLLPIYLQNIRGYSAFDSGLLLLPGALVMLVMSPISGALFDKVGPRPLAIVGMLITSISTFEFTKLTMDTPFNHILAIYIIRSFGMSLLMMPIMTAGLNQLPQRLSSHGTSMSNTLRQVSGSIGISLMTTIFTNRTTYHVNEISSSMNTSDPFFMNSFHLFVQKVAATLHLSQDQAQQQALTILSGKMTQQGTIQGINDAFYWATAISVIGLILSFFLRDVRKDRVVEEKKSEAQEEDIRMLPAPKSINS; from the coding sequence ATGATGACAGCCAGTATAGAAAACACAAGTGATGGATCCATCAAAAAGCATATTCCGCTATTGATTGTTTTAATGCTTGGTTTGTTTCTTGCGATATTAAACCAAACGTTACTAAACGTAGCCATCCCGCATTTGATTACTGAGTTTGGCGTAACGGCAAATACAGCTCAGTGGTTGTTAACTGGATATATGCTTGTTAACGGGGCGTTAATTCCGCTTTCAGCTTTTTTAATTGAACGATTTGGTGTGCGTCGCTTGTTCTTATTTGCAATGTTTTGTTTTACAGTAGGGTCATTGATTTGCGGAATTGCACCTACATTTTCGATTATGCTTACCGGCCGTTTAATTCAAGCTATTGGCGGAGGTGTCTTATCGCCTCTTGTTATGACCATTATTGTGTTTATTTTCCCTCCTCATATGCGAGGAAAAGGGATGGGGATTTTTGGTTTAGCCATGATGTTCGCACCGGCTATTGGACCAACGTTATCTGGATGGGTTATTCAAAACTATGATTGGCACATCCTTTTTAACGGTATGGTGCCATTAGGTGCCATTGTATTAATTATTGCTTTCTTTCAATTAAAAGACATTCAGCCTCCAAAGGATGTAAAAGTTCACATGCCTTCTGTTGTGACATCACTTGCAGGTATGGGATTATTGCTTTACGGATTCAGTGAAGCTGGAAATGACGGCTGGACGGATTCAGTTGTTCTTTCTACAATCATTGGCGGGGCAGTTCTTTTAATTATATTTGTTCTTCAACAAATTAAATCTGAAAAGCCGCTATTGGATATGCGTGTGTTTAAATATAATATTTTTTCACTATCAAATATTATTAGTATTGCGATTACAATTAGTATGTACGCAGGTATGTTCTTGCTTCCAATTTACTTGCAAAATATCCGTGGATATTCTGCTTTTGATTCAGGACTGCTGTTGCTTCCTGGCGCACTTGTTATGCTGGTTATGTCGCCGATTTCAGGTGCATTGTTTGATAAAGTGGGACCTCGTCCGCTAGCAATCGTTGGTATGCTCATTACATCTATTTCAACGTTTGAATTTACGAAGCTGACGATGGATACACCGTTTAATCATATTTTAGCGATTTATATTATCCGCTCGTTTGGTATGTCACTTTTAATGATGCCAATTATGACAGCCGGTTTGAATCAGCTTCCGCAGCGGCTAAGCAGTCACGGAACGTCAATGTCTAATACGCTTCGTCAAGTAAGTGGTTCAATTGGTATTAGTTTAATGACGACCATTTTTACGAACCGTACAACGTATCACGTAAATGAAATCAGCAGTTCCATGAATACGTCTGATCCATTCTTTATGAATAGCTTTCATTTATTTGTACAAAAAGTAGCTGCTACTTTGCATTTATCACAAGATCAAGCTCAGCAGCAAGCGCTGACGATTTTATCTGGAAAAATGACGCAGCAAGGTACGATTCAAGGTATTAACGATGCCTTTTATTGGGCAACAGCGATTTCTGTTATCGGTTTAATTTTAAGTTTCTTCCTTCGTGACGTACGTAAAGATAGAGTAGTCGAAGAAAAGAAATCAGAAGCTCAAGAGGAAGATATTCGTATGCTTCCAGCTCCAAAAAGTATAAATTCATAA
- a CDS encoding MarR family winged helix-turn-helix transcriptional regulator: MDPLIFGEEIQRISISLNKKVMTNVKSLLQHYGITPFQYHILLIVERARTMPVTKVADEMKASPSVITASITRLYELNLVERYHSKRDRRKVMIELTNKGKQVIQAAEKDMQQGVEKLFACYKEEEQQQFLTLCRQLDEHVT; the protein is encoded by the coding sequence ATGGATCCATTGATATTTGGTGAAGAAATTCAAAGAATTTCAATATCTTTAAACAAAAAAGTAATGACAAATGTAAAAAGCCTTTTACAGCATTACGGAATTACCCCTTTTCAATATCATATTTTACTGATTGTTGAACGTGCACGTACAATGCCTGTCACCAAAGTGGCAGACGAAATGAAGGCGAGCCCAAGCGTTATCACAGCATCGATTACACGTTTGTATGAACTGAACCTTGTGGAGCGCTACCATTCAAAAAGAGATCGGCGTAAAGTTATGATCGAGCTTACAAACAAAGGGAAACAAGTGATTCAAGCTGCTGAGAAAGACATGCAGCAAGGGGTTGAAAAACTGTTTGCTTGCTATAAAGAAGAAGAACAGCAGCAATTTCTCACGCTCTGTCGGCAGCTAGATGAACATGTGACTTGA
- a CDS encoding helix-turn-helix domain-containing protein, whose product MNKETVKNIRKNYNMNQRNFAQAVNCSFSLIALVEVGKRRVTKNLEDKIKQAFQLNDHDLKTLQG is encoded by the coding sequence ATGAATAAAGAAACGGTAAAAAACATTCGGAAAAACTACAATATGAATCAGCGAAACTTCGCTCAAGCAGTGAACTGCAGTTTTTCTTTAATCGCACTGGTTGAAGTGGGGAAGCGAAGAGTAACAAAAAACTTGGAAGACAAAATTAAGCAAGCATTTCAATTGAATGATCATGATTTAAAAACACTGCAAGGGTAA
- the ytzI gene encoding YtzI protein — protein sequence MIIIITLSIIIVFVILLLCVVTTSKAYDYKHTVDPLTKKQDEKK from the coding sequence ATGATCATCATTATTACGCTCTCTATTATCATTGTATTTGTTATTTTACTGCTGTGCGTAGTTACCACTTCGAAAGCTTATGATTACAAACATACGGTAGATCCGCTTACAAAAAAACAAGACGAGAAAAAGTAG
- a CDS encoding YfhD family protein, with product MNEKELKKQLKKVADYPASKADGVDEEFSRELADQNDLEAQDRANAADERQKKQN from the coding sequence ATGAATGAAAAAGAGTTGAAAAAACAATTAAAAAAGGTAGCGGATTATCCTGCATCTAAAGCAGATGGAGTAGATGAAGAGTTTTCTCGTGAATTAGCAGACCAAAACGATTTAGAAGCACAGGATAGAGCGAACGCTGCAGATGAAAGACAAAAAAAGCAAAACTGA
- a CDS encoding FecCD family ABC transporter permease, giving the protein MIHPALIRKQRIIMMLLTFLILGTIVIGMGLGDASLPYNKVFPTLFGKGNFADEFVLFSIRLPRIIITLLAGMALALSGAILQGVTRNDLAEPGIIGINSGVGVAIAVFFLFFPIEAGSFVYALPLVGFIGALFTAGLIYLCAYSKSQGLQPVKLILTGVGFSMALSGMMVVIMSSADRAKVDFIAKWIAGNIWGSDWPFIWALLPWLLVLIPFILYKANSLNIFNLNEAAAIGVGIAMEKERITLLLAAVALAAAAVSVTGGVAFIGLLAPHIAKGLVGPRNQLFIPVAILLGGWLLLIADTIGHNIADPNGIPAGIIAAIIGAPYFVYLLLKK; this is encoded by the coding sequence ATGATTCACCCAGCGCTTATTAGAAAACAACGAATAATTATGATGCTGCTCACTTTTTTGATTCTTGGAACGATTGTGATAGGAATGGGGCTTGGTGATGCATCCCTTCCTTATAATAAAGTGTTTCCTACTCTTTTTGGCAAAGGGAATTTTGCAGATGAGTTCGTTCTTTTTTCAATTCGACTTCCGCGAATTATCATTACTCTTTTAGCAGGAATGGCTCTAGCTTTATCAGGCGCTATCTTACAAGGTGTTACGCGCAATGATTTAGCAGAACCTGGAATTATAGGAATTAATTCAGGAGTAGGCGTCGCAATTGCCGTATTCTTTTTATTTTTTCCAATTGAAGCTGGCTCTTTCGTGTATGCTCTTCCGTTAGTAGGGTTCATCGGCGCCTTGTTTACTGCTGGTCTTATCTATCTTTGTGCATATAGTAAAAGCCAAGGGCTGCAGCCTGTGAAGCTTATTTTAACAGGCGTAGGTTTTTCGATGGCTCTTTCTGGAATGATGGTGGTGATTATGTCATCAGCTGATCGTGCTAAAGTTGATTTTATTGCTAAATGGATCGCAGGAAACATTTGGGGGTCAGACTGGCCTTTTATATGGGCACTTCTACCTTGGCTTCTTGTCTTGATTCCTTTTATATTGTACAAAGCAAATTCATTAAACATTTTTAACTTAAATGAAGCTGCAGCTATTGGAGTCGGTATCGCTATGGAGAAAGAGCGTATAACATTGCTTCTAGCCGCGGTTGCATTAGCGGCAGCCGCAGTTTCAGTTACAGGCGGTGTGGCCTTTATTGGGCTTCTTGCTCCTCATATTGCCAAAGGCTTAGTCGGACCGAGAAACCAGCTTTTTATTCCCGTTGCCATTTTACTTGGCGGCTGGCTTTTGCTGATTGCAGATACAATAGGACATAACATTGCCGATCCTAACGGTATACCGGCAGGAATTATTGCCGCCATAATAGGTGCTCCTTACTTTGTTTATTTGCTTTTGAAAAAATAA